A window of Tautonia plasticadhaerens contains these coding sequences:
- a CDS encoding nitric-oxide reductase large subunit: MRYGRLWLGLGAVLIGSFAVLGYYGREIYRQAPPVPERVVTTDGEVLFAGDDIREGQNVWQSMGGQEVGSVWGHGAYVAPDWSADWLHREATWLLDDWAAERSGRSFDELGDEEQAALRARLKRELRTNSYDPETGDLVVSSRRAEAIDAVGAHFTALFGDDPAMDQLRDAYAIPAGSIKTPERLAQLNAFFFWAAWVCATERPGGEVTYTNNWPHEPLIDNRPSGQVVIWSVVSFVVLLAGIGALAWYYAVLKHREEAPHDPPEVDPTKSHTPTPSMRATLKYFWVVAALIVAQVGLGAVTAHYGVEGSGFYGFPLAEWLPYSVTRTWHQQLGIFWIATAWLATGLFMAPAVSGHEPRFQRLGVNFLFACTLIIVVGSMAGQWMAVQQRLGNETNFWFGHQGYEYVDLGRFWQLFLAVGLFLWLGLMGRAIWPAFRQKGDHRHLLALFLLASAAIPLFYVPGLIWQRHTNLAIAEYWRWWVVHLWVEGFFEVFATVVIAFLFTRMGLLRTATATAAVLFATSIFLSGGIIGTFHHLYFSGTTTSVMALGAVFSALEVVPLTLIGFEAYENLSLGRARSWVRSYKWPIYFFVAVAFWNLVGAGLFGFLINPPIALYYMQGLNTTPVHAHTALFGVYGMLGIGLMLFCLKGLTSGHDWKTGPLSFAFWSINVGLALMVLLSVLPVGLLQTVASVDKGTWYARSAEFMQTGPMEVLRWMRVVGDTIFAAGIVALGWFVLGLRTGWSIRPGSGREDEYHRSPESIMQPRDEEVSAGA; this comes from the coding sequence ATGCGATACGGACGATTATGGCTCGGCCTGGGGGCCGTGCTGATCGGGTCCTTCGCGGTGCTCGGCTATTACGGCAGGGAGATTTACCGGCAGGCGCCGCCGGTCCCCGAGCGGGTGGTGACGACCGACGGCGAGGTGCTCTTCGCGGGCGACGACATCCGCGAGGGCCAAAACGTCTGGCAATCGATGGGCGGCCAGGAGGTCGGCAGCGTCTGGGGGCACGGGGCCTATGTCGCGCCGGACTGGTCGGCCGACTGGCTCCATCGCGAGGCGACCTGGCTCCTCGACGACTGGGCGGCCGAGCGGTCCGGTCGGTCATTCGACGAACTGGGGGACGAGGAGCAGGCGGCCCTGCGGGCGCGGCTGAAGCGGGAGTTGCGGACGAATTCCTACGACCCCGAGACGGGCGACCTGGTCGTCTCGTCCCGGAGGGCCGAGGCGATCGACGCGGTCGGCGCCCACTTCACCGCCCTGTTCGGGGACGACCCCGCCATGGACCAACTGCGGGACGCCTACGCCATCCCGGCCGGGTCGATCAAGACGCCCGAGCGGCTGGCGCAGCTCAACGCCTTCTTCTTCTGGGCGGCGTGGGTCTGCGCCACCGAGCGGCCGGGGGGCGAGGTGACCTACACGAACAACTGGCCGCACGAGCCGCTGATCGACAACCGGCCGAGCGGGCAGGTCGTCATCTGGTCGGTCGTCAGCTTCGTGGTGCTCCTGGCGGGCATCGGCGCCCTGGCCTGGTACTACGCCGTCCTGAAGCACCGCGAGGAGGCCCCGCACGACCCGCCGGAGGTCGACCCGACCAAGTCGCACACGCCCACGCCCTCGATGCGGGCGACGCTCAAGTACTTCTGGGTCGTCGCCGCGCTGATCGTGGCGCAGGTCGGCCTGGGGGCCGTCACGGCGCACTACGGCGTCGAGGGCTCGGGGTTCTACGGCTTCCCGCTGGCGGAGTGGCTGCCCTACAGCGTCACGCGGACCTGGCACCAGCAGCTCGGCATCTTCTGGATCGCCACGGCCTGGCTGGCCACCGGCCTGTTCATGGCCCCGGCCGTCTCGGGCCACGAGCCGAGGTTCCAGCGACTGGGGGTGAACTTCCTCTTCGCCTGCACGCTGATCATCGTCGTCGGCTCGATGGCCGGCCAGTGGATGGCGGTGCAGCAGCGGCTGGGCAACGAGACGAACTTCTGGTTCGGTCACCAGGGGTATGAATATGTGGACCTCGGCCGGTTCTGGCAGCTCTTCCTGGCCGTCGGCCTGTTCCTCTGGCTGGGACTGATGGGGCGGGCGATCTGGCCGGCGTTTCGGCAGAAGGGGGACCACCGGCACCTCCTCGCCCTGTTCCTGCTGGCCTCAGCGGCCATCCCGCTGTTCTACGTCCCCGGCCTGATCTGGCAGCGCCACACCAACCTGGCCATCGCCGAGTACTGGCGATGGTGGGTCGTGCACCTCTGGGTGGAGGGCTTCTTCGAGGTCTTCGCCACCGTGGTGATCGCCTTCCTGTTCACCCGGATGGGCCTGCTGAGGACCGCGACGGCGACGGCCGCCGTGCTCTTCGCGACGAGCATCTTCCTCTCCGGGGGCATCATCGGCACCTTCCACCACCTCTACTTCTCCGGCACGACGACGTCGGTCATGGCGCTGGGGGCGGTCTTCAGCGCCCTGGAGGTCGTGCCGCTGACGCTGATCGGCTTCGAGGCGTATGAGAACCTGTCGCTCGGCAGGGCGAGGTCATGGGTCCGGTCGTACAAGTGGCCGATCTACTTCTTCGTGGCGGTGGCCTTCTGGAACCTCGTCGGCGCCGGGCTGTTCGGGTTCCTGATCAACCCGCCGATCGCCCTGTACTACATGCAGGGGCTGAACACGACCCCGGTGCACGCCCACACGGCGCTCTTCGGCGTCTACGGGATGCTCGGCATCGGCCTGATGCTGTTCTGCCTGAAGGGGCTGACCTCGGGTCACGACTGGAAGACCGGGCCGCTGAGCTTCGCCTTCTGGTCGATCAACGTCGGGCTGGCCCTGATGGTCCTGCTGAGCGTCCTGCCGGTGGGGCTGCTCCAGACGGTCGCCAGCGTGGACAAGGGCACGTGGTACGCCCGGTCGGCCGAGTTCATGCAGACCGGCCCCATGGAGGTGCTCCGCTGGATGCGGGTGGTCGGCGACACGATCTTCGCCGCCGGCATCGTGGCCCTGGGCTGGTTCGTCCTGGGGCTGAGGACCGGCTGGTCGATCCGCCCGGGTTCGGGCCGGGAGGACGAATACCACCGGTCCCCCGAGTCGATCATGCAGCCGAGGGACGAGGAAGTCTCTGCCGGCGCCTGA
- a CDS encoding WD40 repeat domain-containing protein, translating to MRPHPPTADRARPGQRTAGDRPGRLLIAALASLLGCVAVAARPVLGEEPPITALAFSPDGSAVVAASQRGLLVLDWPGLTERATFETASPNPHALAFSPSGNRLAVGGGSPASEGTVEIRAWPGLESLLGASCHDDSVLDLAWRDGRTIVAASLDRSIVLLDVDSGAVVCRLEGHSRGVSSLATLPDEGTLVSVGLDRSLRVWNLDSGGLIHSLDQHTGPVHSVEPRPGGVDPALVATASDDRTDRFWQPSIGRMVRTCRLDSPALDLCWLPDGSRVAACCVDGHVRLIDPTTVEVISDIPALDGWAYAIAVHPTGDGLVVGGPDGRILRIDLRDQSLPPP from the coding sequence ATGAGGCCCCACCCCCCGACGGCCGACCGGGCCCGGCCCGGCCAGCGAACGGCCGGAGATCGGCCGGGGCGGCTCCTGATCGCCGCCCTCGCCTCCTTGCTCGGCTGCGTCGCCGTCGCCGCCCGCCCCGTACTCGGCGAGGAGCCGCCGATCACCGCCCTGGCATTCTCCCCGGACGGGTCGGCGGTGGTGGCCGCGTCCCAGCGCGGGCTCCTCGTCCTCGACTGGCCCGGGCTCACCGAGCGTGCGACCTTCGAAACGGCCTCCCCGAACCCGCACGCGCTGGCCTTCTCCCCCTCCGGCAATCGCCTGGCGGTCGGGGGGGGCTCCCCCGCCTCGGAGGGGACCGTCGAGATCCGGGCCTGGCCCGGCCTCGAATCGCTCCTCGGCGCCTCTTGCCATGACGACTCGGTCCTCGACCTCGCCTGGAGGGACGGGCGGACGATCGTCGCCGCGAGCCTCGACCGCAGCATCGTCCTGCTGGACGTCGATTCCGGCGCGGTGGTCTGCCGCCTGGAGGGCCATTCCCGGGGCGTCTCGTCCCTGGCGACCCTGCCGGACGAGGGGACGCTCGTCAGCGTCGGCCTGGACCGGAGCCTCCGGGTCTGGAATCTCGACTCGGGGGGGCTAATCCACTCGCTGGATCAGCACACGGGGCCGGTCCATTCCGTCGAGCCCCGCCCCGGGGGGGTCGACCCGGCCCTGGTCGCCACGGCGAGCGACGACCGAACCGACCGGTTCTGGCAGCCGAGCATCGGGCGGATGGTCCGCACCTGCCGCCTCGACTCCCCCGCCCTGGACCTCTGCTGGCTCCCCGACGGCTCCCGGGTCGCCGCCTGTTGCGTCGACGGCCACGTCCGCCTCATCGACCCGACGACCGTCGAGGTCATCTCCGACATCCCCGCGCTCGATGGTTGGGCGTACGCGATCGCCGTGCACCCGACCGGGGACGGGCTAGTCGTCGGCGGCCCGGATGGGCGAATCCTCCGGATCGATCTCCGCGACCAATCGCTCCCGCCCCCATGA
- a CDS encoding DUF1501 domain-containing protein, with amino-acid sequence MNPRTRCDGVTRRDFVRVGGLTALGLGLGGSLRARRASAAAGHRGPSADSCILVWLDGGPSHLETFDPTPDAPEEIRGPFSTIASAIPGVRLGECLERTATTLDRMAIVRSLTSPLGEHDLGTRYVLTNHSPTPALDPPSFGATLAHLGPKPGILPPNVAVPRFPGAFSGNGYLPEATLPFEVGGDPGRPDFRVQDLEIATAWTSAGWPAAASSPTPSTPSAGPGMPRRPPPPIRICPVPST; translated from the coding sequence ATGAATCCCCGAACTCGATGCGATGGCGTGACCCGGCGCGACTTCGTCCGGGTCGGGGGCCTGACGGCCCTAGGGCTCGGGCTCGGGGGGTCGCTCCGGGCCCGTCGGGCCTCGGCCGCCGCCGGACACCGGGGGCCGAGCGCGGACTCTTGCATCCTGGTCTGGCTCGACGGGGGCCCCAGCCACCTGGAGACGTTCGACCCCACACCCGACGCCCCCGAGGAGATCCGGGGCCCCTTCTCGACGATCGCCTCGGCGATCCCCGGCGTCCGGCTCGGCGAGTGCCTGGAGCGGACGGCGACGACCCTCGACCGGATGGCGATCGTCCGGTCGCTGACCTCGCCGCTCGGCGAGCACGACCTGGGCACGCGCTACGTCCTGACAAACCACTCGCCGACCCCGGCGCTGGACCCTCCGTCGTTCGGGGCGACGCTGGCCCACCTCGGGCCGAAGCCGGGCATCCTGCCCCCAAACGTCGCCGTCCCCCGTTTCCCGGGCGCCTTCTCGGGCAACGGCTACCTGCCCGAAGCTACGCTCCCCTTCGAAGTCGGCGGCGACCCGGGCCGCCCGGACTTCCGGGTCCAGGACCTGGAAATCGCGACGGCCTGGACCTCGGCCGGCTGGCCCGCCGCCGCGAGTTCGCCGACGCCGTCGACGCCCTCAGCCGGGCCCGGGATGCCTCGCCGCCCTCCCCCGCCGATCCGGATCTGTCCCGTGCCTTCGACCTGA
- a CDS encoding DUF1549 and DUF1553 domain-containing protein — MTIPLRAIAHFDDGESADVTSRAVFSAEDLSAVEIDVGTATARVARPGRHLVIARFLGHVEPIEFIVPPAGAAVDLSAEPRANLIDGFVLEALETLRIPPSPPSDDATFLRRATLDLSGRLPTPEAVDAFLGDPDPARRAMLVDRLLRSDEFTSYWTYQLAGPFGVRARGMGPDRELAGAIAYRVWLADQIRTDAGYDEIARAVLLADGDTHLVGPANFYRAADGPGGLAEFTGELFLGSRIRCANCHDHPLDRWTQDDYHGLAAIIATVKGDRVIEPDPDGDVIHPATLEPAIPRIPGEADLPPTEGGRAVLAEWLTDRDNPHFSRTIVNRLWSRLMGRGLVDPVDDFRATNPPTHPELLDALAEDFEEHGHRIRHTLRLIATSATYARESSATGVDELGSKFYAHRLRRPLEPEVLADAFSDALGVPEPYGAEPIGTRSVDLVDPEAMSRSLDVLGRRGRVDPCEGPGEGAAGLPRSLHLVNGPLLNARIGATGGRLDRLISSGSVPVQVVDASYVAALGRHLSAEERRFWAEHLDEHRPDAEQRATLEDIVWGLLASAEFRSNH, encoded by the coding sequence GTGACGATCCCGCTCCGGGCGATCGCCCACTTCGACGACGGCGAGTCGGCCGACGTGACGAGCCGGGCCGTCTTCTCGGCCGAGGATCTTTCGGCGGTCGAGATCGACGTCGGGACCGCGACCGCCCGGGTCGCCCGGCCGGGCCGACATCTCGTGATCGCCCGATTCCTCGGCCACGTCGAGCCGATCGAGTTCATCGTGCCACCGGCCGGGGCCGCCGTCGACCTCTCGGCCGAACCCCGGGCCAACCTGATCGACGGCTTCGTCCTGGAGGCGCTGGAGACGCTGCGCATCCCCCCATCCCCGCCGTCGGACGACGCCACCTTCCTGCGACGGGCGACGCTCGACCTCTCGGGGAGGCTCCCGACCCCGGAGGCCGTCGACGCCTTCCTCGGGGACCCGGACCCGGCCAGGAGGGCGATGCTGGTCGACCGCCTGCTCCGATCCGACGAATTCACCTCGTACTGGACCTACCAGCTGGCCGGGCCCTTCGGGGTCCGTGCCAGGGGAATGGGACCGGACCGGGAACTCGCCGGGGCGATCGCCTACCGCGTCTGGCTCGCCGATCAGATCCGGACCGACGCCGGCTATGACGAGATCGCCCGGGCCGTCCTCCTGGCCGACGGCGACACCCACCTCGTCGGCCCGGCGAATTTCTATCGGGCCGCCGACGGGCCGGGGGGGCTGGCCGAGTTCACCGGCGAGCTGTTCCTCGGCAGCCGAATCCGGTGCGCGAACTGCCACGACCACCCGCTCGATCGCTGGACGCAGGACGACTACCACGGCCTGGCCGCCATCATCGCAACGGTGAAGGGCGACCGGGTCATCGAGCCCGACCCCGACGGCGACGTGATCCACCCGGCGACCCTGGAACCCGCCATCCCTCGGATCCCCGGCGAGGCGGACCTCCCCCCCACCGAAGGCGGGCGGGCCGTCCTGGCCGAGTGGCTGACCGACCGGGACAACCCCCACTTCTCCCGGACGATCGTCAATCGCCTCTGGTCCCGGCTCATGGGACGGGGCCTCGTGGATCCGGTCGACGACTTCCGGGCCACCAACCCGCCCACCCACCCCGAACTGCTCGACGCACTCGCCGAGGACTTCGAGGAGCACGGCCATCGCATCCGGCACACGCTCCGGCTGATCGCCACCAGCGCCACTTACGCCCGGGAGTCCTCGGCGACGGGAGTCGACGAACTCGGCTCGAAGTTCTACGCACACCGTCTCCGCCGACCCCTCGAGCCCGAGGTGCTGGCCGACGCATTCTCGGACGCCCTTGGGGTCCCCGAGCCGTACGGAGCGGAGCCGATCGGGACCAGGTCGGTCGACCTGGTCGACCCCGAGGCGATGTCCCGGTCGCTCGACGTGCTGGGCCGCAGAGGCCGGGTCGATCCCTGCGAGGGCCCGGGCGAGGGGGCCGCCGGCCTCCCCCGCTCGCTCCACCTGGTCAACGGGCCCCTGCTCAATGCCCGGATCGGCGCCACCGGTGGCCGGCTCGACCGGCTGATCTCCTCCGGTTCGGTGCCCGTGCAGGTCGTCGACGCCTCCTACGTCGCCGCCCTCGGCCGCCATCTCTCGGCCGAGGAGCGTCGGTTCTGGGCCGAACACCTCGACGAGCATCGGCCCGACGCCGAGCAGCGGGCGACCCTCGAAGACATCGTCTGGGGCCTGCTGGCCTCGGCCGAGTTCCGATCGAACCACTGA
- a CDS encoding IS3 family transposase (programmed frameshift): MPEVTQNRSTPESPDRGRFPARRKAEAVVRLLRGEDLDTLSRELGVTAATLSSWRDGFLDGGTAALEGRPADGRDELVARLQAEGGQLTMDRQPLGMRCRHLEGGRPFASGEAEHLSRSASPSTGKRYGMQRACRIFGLARATADDLKAREAVPPEQRPAPGKRGPAGAATDEGLVVHVRRVPAESPFTGEGYRKAWARLRPQGIRAASGRVRRPMRGHHLRAPRRGGHARGPKAHDGTITAEEPDALWGTDRTTTVTTGEGAVHVFVAVDHRTCECVGLHAAKRGDRFEALGPLRQGVRGHFGGFGAGVARGLTTRHDHGSNYLGDDFRREPALLGMASAPGFVREPQGDGRAERFIRTPKGQLLWVRTFAPVAELVEALGEFERTYDERWQIGRHGHRPPSQVRRDRNGGVPTAA, translated from the exons GTGCCCGAGGTGACCCAGAATCGCAGCACACCTGAGTCGCCCGATCGGGGCCGCTTCCCCGCCAGGCGGAAGGCCGAGGCCGTCGTCCGCCTGCTGCGGGGCGAGGACCTCGACACCCTCTCCCGGGAGCTGGGCGTCACCGCCGCCACCCTCTCCTCCTGGCGGGACGGCTTCCTCGACGGCGGCACGGCGGCCCTCGAGGGCCGGCCGGCCGACGGCCGGGACGAGCTGGTCGCCCGGCTCCAGGCCGAGGGCGGCCAGCTGACGATGGATCGCCAGCCGCTCGGCATGAGGTGCCGGCACCTGGAGGGCGGCCGCCCTTTCGCGTCGG GGGAGGCGGAGCACCTGAGCCGGTCCGCCTCCCCCTCGACCGGCAAGCGGTACGGCATGCAGCGGGCCTGCCGCATCTTCGGCCTGGCCCGCGCGACGGCCGACGACCTCAAGGCCCGGGAGGCCGTCCCGCCGGAGCAGCGGCCGGCCCCCGGGAAGCGGGGGCCGGCCGGGGCGGCCACCGACGAGGGGCTGGTGGTCCACGTCCGCCGGGTGCCGGCCGAGAGCCCGTTCACCGGCGAGGGCTACCGCAAGGCCTGGGCCCGCCTGCGGCCTCAGGGCATCCGCGCGGCGTCCGGGCGGGTGCGGCGGCCGATGCGGGGGCACCACCTCCGGGCCCCCCGCCGGGGCGGCCACGCCCGCGGCCCGAAGGCCCACGACGGCACGATCACGGCCGAGGAGCCGGACGCGCTGTGGGGCACCGACAGGACCACGACCGTCACCACCGGCGAGGGCGCGGTGCACGTCTTCGTGGCGGTGGACCACCGCACCTGCGAGTGCGTCGGCCTGCACGCCGCCAAGCGGGGCGACCGGTTCGAGGCGTTGGGGCCGCTGCGGCAGGGGGTGCGGGGGCACTTCGGCGGCTTCGGGGCCGGGGTCGCCCGTGGGCTGACCACCCGCCACGACCACGGGAGCAACTACCTCGGCGACGACTTCCGGCGGGAGCCGGCCTTGCTGGGGATGGCCAGCGCGCCGGGCTTCGTGCGGGAGCCGCAGGGGGACGGCCGCGCCGAGCGGTTCATCCGCACGCCCAAGGGGCAGCTGCTCTGGGTCCGGACGTTCGCCCCGGTGGCCGAGTTGGTCGAGGCGTTGGGCGAGTTCGAGCGGACGTACGACGAGCGATGGCAGATCGGTCGCCACGGCCACAGGCCGCCGAGCCAGGTCCGACGGGACCGGAACGGTGGCGTCCCGACAGCGGCGTGA
- a CDS encoding transposase, producing the protein MADRLAGLRAEHPGKAAELWAEDEARPGLKPVARRVWAVKGRRPTANGRTGCQWLYVYGFVHPASGRDLEPILPAADTDRMAAALGEFARWAGPAGERLLVVPVDNAGWHVARRLAVPPDVVRHRLPPRTPDLQPAEPLWPPLRAVVANEGFDDLEALERPLIGRCRWLIDHPEVVRGAVGFHWAVALNG; encoded by the coding sequence CTGGCCGACCGGCTGGCCGGGCTGAGGGCCGAGCACCCGGGCAAGGCCGCCGAGCTGTGGGCCGAGGACGAGGCCCGGCCGGGGCTCAAGCCCGTCGCCCGGCGGGTCTGGGCCGTCAAGGGGCGACGACCGACGGCCAACGGCCGCACCGGGTGTCAGTGGCTCTACGTCTACGGCTTCGTCCACCCGGCCAGCGGCCGCGACCTGGAGCCGATCCTGCCGGCGGCGGATACCGACCGGATGGCCGCAGCGCTCGGCGAGTTCGCCCGGTGGGCGGGCCCCGCGGGCGAGAGGCTGCTGGTGGTGCCGGTCGACAACGCCGGCTGGCACGTGGCCAGGCGCCTGGCGGTGCCGCCGGACGTGGTGCGGCACCGGCTGCCGCCCCGCACGCCGGACTTGCAGCCGGCCGAGCCGCTCTGGCCGCCGCTGCGCGCGGTGGTGGCCAACGAGGGCTTCGACGACCTGGAAGCGTTGGAGCGCCCCTTGATCGGTCGATGCCGCTGGCTGATCGACCACCCCGAGGTCGTCCGCGGGGCGGTCGGCTTCCACTGGGCGGTCGCCCTCAATGGTTAG
- a CDS encoding IS4 family transposase, producing MDAWVGQELAGGSFPDRRLRARLGKPLGDLGQRIGAPTPMACQDWAATEAAYRFFGNPRVDEGVILTGHFAAPRARFAATAGPILVLHDTTEFSSRRDNPEAIGRLSLLKTRHATVTLCGLLMHSSLVLTPQGDPLGLAAVKFWTRKKFKGANALRGKVNATRIPIEQEESVRWPENLKRSTELLGEPARCVHVGDRESDIYELFRAAREARTHFLVRTCVGRLAEGGGTTISEVMGREPVRGVHEVEVRDDRGRASTAELDVRFRRMTVRPPIGKQRRYPTLELTAIHADERAAPAGREPVRWRLLTDLAVDDLEAATGKLGWYAKRFKIETSHTELPGSLSFMRGSPAWRAAPWPATDCRSPRSWTPARSPAATAPAVPASRRPTGRSSGC from the coding sequence ATGGACGCCTGGGTGGGTCAGGAGCTGGCCGGCGGCAGCTTCCCCGACCGGCGGCTGAGGGCGAGGCTGGGCAAGCCCCTCGGCGACCTCGGGCAGCGGATCGGCGCCCCGACGCCGATGGCCTGCCAGGACTGGGCCGCCACCGAGGCCGCCTACCGCTTCTTCGGCAACCCCCGCGTCGACGAGGGCGTCATCCTCACCGGGCACTTCGCCGCCCCCCGGGCCCGGTTCGCCGCGACCGCCGGACCGATCCTGGTCCTGCACGACACCACCGAGTTCAGCTCCCGTCGCGACAATCCCGAGGCGATCGGCCGGCTCTCGCTCCTGAAGACCCGACACGCCACCGTCACCCTCTGCGGGCTGCTGATGCACTCCAGCCTCGTCCTCACCCCCCAGGGAGACCCGCTCGGCCTGGCGGCCGTCAAGTTCTGGACCCGCAAGAAGTTCAAGGGGGCCAACGCCCTGAGGGGAAAGGTGAACGCCACCCGCATCCCCATCGAGCAGGAGGAGAGCGTCCGCTGGCCGGAGAACCTGAAGCGTTCCACGGAGCTGCTCGGTGAGCCGGCCCGGTGCGTCCACGTCGGCGACCGCGAGAGCGACATCTACGAGCTGTTCCGCGCCGCCCGGGAGGCGAGGACCCACTTCCTGGTCCGCACCTGCGTCGGCCGGCTGGCCGAGGGCGGCGGCACGACCATCTCCGAGGTGATGGGACGCGAGCCGGTCCGGGGCGTCCACGAGGTCGAGGTCCGCGACGACCGAGGGCGGGCCTCGACGGCCGAGCTCGACGTGCGCTTCCGCCGGATGACGGTGCGCCCGCCGATCGGCAAGCAGCGCCGCTACCCGACGCTGGAGCTGACGGCCATCCACGCCGATGAGCGCGCGGCCCCCGCGGGCCGGGAGCCGGTCCGGTGGCGGCTGCTGACGGACCTGGCGGTGGATGACCTCGAGGCCGCGACCGGGAAGTTGGGCTGGTACGCGAAGCGGTTCAAGATCGAGACCTCTCATACGGAATTGCCTGGATCGCTATCCTTCATGCGGGGATCGCCCGCATGGAGGGCAGCACCATGGCCCGCGACCGACTGCCGATCGCCCCGCTCCTGGACCCCGGCGAGATCGCCCGCCGCTACCGCGCCTGCCGTTCCGGCGTCGAGAAGACCCACGGGCAGGTCCTCCGGCTGCTGA
- a CDS encoding alkaline phosphatase family protein — protein sequence MIGLDGLEPSLVGALLAAGELPNLARLVSGGGLARVATTYPAQTPVAWSTFATGTNPGGHGIFDFLRRDPRTYLPDSGLNRYEQKNPLLPPRAVNQRRGTPVWERLSEAGVTSTVLRCPCTYPPDRPRGRMLSGMGVPDLRGGFGTGTFYSSDESVAARESENVVRVQGEGDGSVATYLVGPRHPRTRADCRFDITLSPDPARRMLIARSGGSPREFEVREGEWSGWLRVNFRLGPLQSVHGIVRFFLVRIEPTLEFYASPINFDPETPLFPISSPPDYARQLSGTLGPFYTAGMVEDHNGLMNERFGEDAFLAQCDDAWREREAMMLHELDRFDEGLFYCLFDTPDRVQHMLWRFREPEHPANRGRAPDPAFRRAIEEHYRRGDEVVGRVLESVDDRTLLIVLSDHGFGSFRRGFHLNKWLLDRGLLALKAGLEPGPDSGDLLRGVDWDRTRAYAIGLSGLYLNLQGREGRGAVRPEDAEELKTTIARELNRLEDPQEGVVAVRSALTREQVYAGPFVHEAPDLILNYARGYRVSWSSSLGGVAAGGPFEDNTRKWSGDHIIDPALVPGVLLMNRPFRGEGPRLVDLAPTILAALGLPIGDTWEGRSLLS from the coding sequence GTGATCGGCTTGGATGGGCTCGAGCCGAGCCTCGTCGGGGCACTGCTCGCGGCCGGCGAGCTCCCGAACCTGGCCAGATTGGTCTCCGGGGGGGGGCTGGCACGCGTCGCGACGACCTACCCTGCCCAGACGCCGGTGGCCTGGTCGACCTTCGCGACGGGCACGAACCCGGGCGGCCACGGCATCTTCGACTTCCTCCGGCGCGACCCTCGGACGTACCTGCCCGACAGCGGCCTGAATCGCTACGAGCAGAAGAACCCGCTGCTGCCCCCCAGGGCGGTGAATCAGCGACGCGGGACGCCGGTCTGGGAGCGGCTCTCGGAGGCGGGGGTCACCTCGACCGTGCTCCGGTGCCCGTGCACCTATCCGCCCGACCGCCCCCGCGGGCGGATGCTCTCGGGCATGGGTGTGCCCGACCTGCGCGGGGGGTTCGGTACCGGCACGTTCTATAGCTCGGACGAGTCCGTCGCCGCCCGCGAGAGCGAGAATGTCGTGCGGGTCCAGGGCGAAGGCGATGGCTCGGTCGCAACATACCTGGTCGGGCCTCGCCACCCTCGGACCCGGGCCGACTGCCGGTTTGACATCACACTCAGCCCTGACCCCGCCCGGCGCATGCTGATCGCCCGCTCAGGCGGATCGCCAAGGGAGTTCGAGGTCAGGGAGGGTGAATGGAGCGGCTGGTTGAGGGTGAATTTCAGGCTCGGGCCGCTCCAGTCGGTCCATGGGATCGTGCGGTTCTTTCTGGTCCGGATCGAGCCGACGCTGGAATTTTACGCCTCTCCGATCAACTTCGACCCCGAGACCCCGCTGTTCCCGATCAGCTCCCCGCCGGACTACGCCCGACAACTGTCCGGCACCCTGGGCCCGTTCTACACAGCGGGCATGGTCGAGGATCACAACGGGCTGATGAATGAACGATTCGGAGAGGACGCCTTCCTGGCGCAATGCGACGACGCATGGCGCGAGCGCGAGGCGATGATGCTCCACGAGCTGGACCGCTTCGACGAGGGCCTGTTCTACTGCCTCTTCGACACGCCCGACCGCGTCCAGCACATGCTCTGGCGGTTCCGCGAACCGGAGCACCCGGCCAACCGCGGGCGGGCACCGGACCCGGCCTTCCGGCGGGCCATCGAGGAACATTACCGCCGCGGGGACGAGGTCGTCGGGCGAGTCCTCGAATCGGTCGACGATCGGACGCTGCTAATCGTCCTGAGCGATCACGGGTTCGGCAGCTTCCGGCGCGGGTTCCATCTCAACAAGTGGCTCCTCGACCGCGGGCTCCTGGCCCTGAAGGCCGGGCTCGAGCCCGGCCCGGATTCGGGCGACCTGCTGCGGGGCGTGGACTGGGACCGGACCCGGGCCTACGCGATCGGGCTGAGCGGCCTCTACCTCAACCTGCAAGGACGCGAAGGGCGCGGCGCGGTCCGGCCCGAGGATGCGGAGGAGTTGAAAACGACCATTGCCCGAGAGTTGAACCGCCTCGAAGATCCCCAGGAGGGCGTCGTCGCCGTGCGCAGCGCGCTGACGCGCGAGCAGGTCTACGCCGGGCCGTTCGTCCACGAGGCCCCGGACCTGATCCTCAACTACGCCCGGGGTTATCGCGTCTCGTGGAGCTCGTCGCTGGGTGGCGTGGCCGCCGGGGGCCCGTTCGAGGACAACACGCGCAAGTGGTCTGGCGACCATATCATCGACCCGGCCCTGGTCCCCGGCGTCCTCCTCATGAATCGCCCGTTCCGCGGGGAAGGGCCGCGGCTGGTCGACCTTGCGCCGACCATCCTCGCCGCCCTCGGCCTCCCGATCGGAGACACGTGGGAGGGGAGGTCGCTGTTGTCCTGA